The following nucleotide sequence is from Lathamus discolor isolate bLatDis1 chromosome Z, bLatDis1.hap1, whole genome shotgun sequence.
ttattattatttctcttaGTGCAGTTTGGTTTATGTTAGTGTAATATCTGCTTAACTGTTATGCTAGTGAGgtttttgaaaaatacatttcttttaaatagttttCCCTTAACAGATTAACAGATGCAGTCTTTATACCTTGAGTTCTGTCACATTTGCTTATGGTTGTGTCTCAATAAAGTACAATAAAGTTAACGCTAAAAATTGAAGTTGCGTGCTTTGCTAAGGTAAGACTTAAGTCAGTGAATGGTAATAGTTTTGTGGAGATGTTGTTCTCCtacactttaaaattaaaattcaagaTGAGTAGTCTTGTTGATCTAAATTTGAGTTGATGGGTGAATGCAAACCTGAAGCAAACAACCTTGATTCTGGCCtatgtatttgtgtattttaGTGCTTCAGTGGAATCTGGAAATCTGGATGAAAGTTCCCTGGTCCAAACAAGTGGTAGTGACCTGGATGCAGAGGACAGAGAACTGTTGAAAGCTTATCATCACAGTTTTGATGATGAAAAAGTGGATCTGGACCTGATTATGCACTTACTGTATAACATCTGTAGTAGTTGTGATGCTGGTACGTATATGCATGCACTCCCCGTAAATCATTGTGGATTCAGCTTCTGATGAATTGTGCTCTTTTTTCAGTAATTCCAAATAGGTAAAACCTTCCAACTGCCTAGTATACAGAGTGCTGACATATGTTAACTCTGCAAACCAACTTCTTTTTTAGGAGCgattttaatatttcttcctgGATATGATGAAATAGTTAACCTGAGGGACCGTATTCTTTTTGATGACAAGAGATTTGCTGATAATGCTCACAGGTAGAACCTCTAATTTTATGGTTGCCTTGAGTTTatactgtttcttttaaaaatcctttaaatGTGTTCTTTGTCTTGCATTAGATACCAAGTTTTCATGCTTCATTCAAATATGCAGACTTTGGATCAGAAGAAGGTGCTTAAAAGTCCACCTTCTGGCATCCGCAAAATAGCAAGTatctaaggactttgtgagatATTATGTTGATCTATTTTGTCATTGCTTTTACAGCTATTTCAGCCACTATagactcttttctttttttaattgcagattCTTTCCACTAATATTGCAGAAACCAGCGTAACAGTTAATGATGTTGTATTTGTTATTGATTCAGGGAAGGTGAAAGAGGTATGATTGACTTGAGCTTGTTTTGGGAAATATGTATCCTAGTGTTCGTAATACATAAATTTGGGGGATTTACATAGTAGTCTGAGAGGTAGTGCATGTCGAATGACAAAACTCACTGAGGTTTTGACATCCGTTTGTTTTATTACCAATACTGTAAATAGCTAGCTGTTTAAATCCCCTGTAAAAGCTATTGCAGGTTGATATATCtacatgtttatatatatatataggtatatgAATATAGTAtttctatttgatttttttttttataacaagTCCATCAGTGTAGACCACCATCTTCCTGAGACTTGGAGAACACTAGGACTTCCCTTTGTGCTGTAACTGTATCTAGCCCAAATCTAATCCATTAAGTTTTTAAGCATTGTTTTTGATATGTTGAGTGCATATTCCCTAATTGATTGCTCAAGAAAAATGAGATAGCTTAGTGAGGCAGTTTAGGACCTTTTATATGAGTtgggaaataaaaccagatttccTAGGAGACACTCAAACCAGGTATCTGAAGTTCTCATTGCTAATAcagttttttttgtgtgtaatgTTGCATCAAATGTAGGAAAATAAGGGTGTAATTTTCAAGTCAAAGAGGAAAACTGTTTAATATGATACCatggttttgcttggtttgtgATACCACAAAACACAACCCGTATCTTTTGTTGACTTACAATTGCCTATTGACTAGAAATCTCTAATTTAGAAAACTGTGTAGCAGTTTCTACAAAGATACTGCAAAGGAGGTAGCATAAATTCTCTTGAAATTAAGTACTTTAGAACCTACCTTTGTGCCAGAAGCTCATGGTTcttagtattatttttatttagagaGCTTCTGTTGatgataatttatttcatttaccCTAGTCAGTCTTCATTTTCTATTCCTTGCTTTGCATTTATAGAAGTCTTTTGATGCACTGAGCTGTGTTACAATGCTGAAAATGGTGTGGATTTCAAAGGCCAGTGCTATCCAGAGAAAAGGCAGGTAATAAATGCTTcatactgaattttattttgcagataTCCACCATCTTGTATGTTAAGAATAAAATGCACAATGTAATAGCAATTGGGTAATGTTAGCCTAGTCCAGTATTATGTTGGATAATGGCCGATACTAATTTTCTGCAGAAGAGTGAGGAGTCAGCATGTGTTTCCTTGGAATCATTTTCCAAATCACAGAAAAGTGACAGTCAAGAATTTCCCAAAGCTTATATTAGATCTAAATTGTTTTTTCCTCATGAACTTGTTCTCCTTCCACTTTCTAGCATGTAGCACCCTCAGACACAGTGTCCAATAAGGTTTTTCACAATTTACCTGTGGGCAATAGGCTGCCTATTGATAGTCTTTAATAGATGTCCCCTTACTGCTATGTTGGAGACATTGAGCACTGATTCCTTATTCACCTTATACAAACTCTTCATGGTTTATCAGGCCTTTATCATATTCCTTCCCAAGTTTGTGTGAGGGCTGAGGGGTTATGTACCAACAAATGCCTACACTTGGAGATACTATACTGGCATTAGCCTGCAGGAATTTGAGTATGAATGGGAGCATTTACTATCTCAGTCCCTTCACTCACAAGTTGTTTGGTCTTCATTCTTCCTTTTACTGCCTTTAACTTTGAATTGTTTAGGCCatgtgaagaggaagaaattaaatttactACTTATATTCCTTATAGCAAAGGGCAGTTGAGATTTGGATTGATCTTAGGTTAACAAAAACCCACATTACTTTATATTTAGATAGATCTTACTTTGATTTCTCCAAATCTTTCAGTATTGGGGCAAAATTCTAATggagatacatatatatatttcaatatACTATCAGAAATAATCCATGTACTACAAAGCTGTCACTCCTGTGTGGGACTTACACTTAATGACAAAATTATCTGTTTCTTAGACCTGCTTctacatttgcattttaagttTGTGGATGTGTatggtgtttttttggggtttttttgggttttttgaatGTCTGATTTTCAACAGCTTcctatatttcattttcaagggCTGGGCGCTGTCAGCCTGGAGTCTGTTTTCGTCTCTTCAGCAGGCTTCGATTTCAGAGTATGTTGGAATTTCAGACTCCAGAACTTCTAAGAGTGCCACTTCAGGTGCATGTTCAGTTACAGATtataactttaaaaatgtattattatcAAACCATACTGTTAACGCAGAGAAAGTGTttgtctttgtgtgtgtgtgtgtgtgtgtgtgtggtttttggtttgatttggtttgggttttttctctcgCCCAATCTTAAtcttgtttttgctttttaacttgCAGGAGCTTTGTTTACACACAAAACTTCTGGCTCCAATTAATTGTCCAATTGTTGACTTTCTTATGAAAGCTCCTGATCCTCCACCAGCTTTAATTGTGAGAAATGCTGTGCAAATACTGAAGGTCAGCTGAAGAATAGTTTTAGATGGGAATTGTGTTTGATTTTATATTTGTGGTGTGGCAGCATATCTTGCTGAGTTTTTTTTTGTACTGAGACTGTTGTGTAAACACTTAAGGGTGCTTTGAGTCTTCGTGTTGTCTAATTTTATGTGTGTGGATGTATTTCTCCATGTTAAGGGAAGAGAGTGCTTAAAAATCTCATCTGAAACTGTTAAGGGTTTGACTTGCTTTCTTAGTTAATGTCCAGTATCCACATACTTTGTGTTTATTGTAAATTTTGTCCACTTACCCCCGCCCCCCCTTTTTTATGATTACACAGACAATAGATGCCATGGACCCTTGGGAATATCTCACTGAACTTGGCTATCATCTCACTGAATTACCAGTAGAGCCACACCTTGGTAAAATGGTGCTATGTGCTGTTGTTTTGAAGTGCCTGGATCCTATTCTTACTATTGCTTGCACTCTTGCATATCGAGACCCTTTTGTCCTACCTGCACTGGCCTCTCAAAAGCGTGCAGCCATGCTATGTAGAAAACGTTTtactgcaggaacatttagtgACCATATGGCGCTTCTCAGGGCTTTCcaggtattatttcattttcagaaagggTATTAATCAGAGTAGATCACATATCAATGTAAATGATGTACCAGTAAAGTTGCATGTAGAATGATTATTATTAAGTCCATAGAGAAGAAACTGTTTTTGCCTAGTGGTTTTCCTGTATGTTGGACTCATAAATCAGTGAGGGAACACTTTTTATcaggttttttgtttatatttccAAACCTGGTTAAATTCTAAGTGTTCCAACAAGGTGCCACTTTATATCCTGCTACATTGACTGATaacttaaaataattatattgaTAATAATAAAATGATTTTACAATAACGTAATGATCATTGTGTTAATTTGAGGAATGGGTAAAGAGAACAAAGtactaaaccagaaaacaaaaattctgGTTTGATaaacttcctttctttctgattggttttgtcttcattttattgatggtttttttttttcttttttagctggTGAAATTAATAGGcaaatgtaaaatattcttTACAGGCATGGCAGAAGGCGCGCAGTGATGGCTGGGAGAGAGCCTTCTGTGAAAAGAACTTCTTGTCTCAAGCCACAATGGAAATCATTGTAGGAATGAGAACCCAGTTGCTTGGCCAGCTTAGAGCTTCAGGTAAAtggatttgaaaaaaaattcaacatAGTTTTGGAGTCAAGTGTTTACATAGTACAAGGGTATACAAACTGTAACAAGAATAGTGTTCATCgatgtaattttctttccttaatttGAAACAGACTGGTATGTACTCATGCAGATGCTAGAGTGAGGAAGTGTGGCTGGGGACCAGCTGATCTAATTGAAAGTGCTCTGATTGTTCCACATGCCACTGGTTTTCAGTGTGACATATGTTTCTTTGGATTTTTACATTCTTGTATATTATTTCGGTAGGAAATGTCTTTGTGTTGTAAAAAGTAGTTGTATTTTATGTTAGTATAAAACCCCTTATCACAAAGGATTTCAGTATAATGATTTCTTCTTGGTTCTGTTAAGTCAGCAAATTTGTAAGGggattttgtttggggttttttttttgtttcattttcttcacgtCAAATTTGTTTTGAGAAGCAAAAAAGAACGAACTTAAATGCAAGCAAATACGACAAATTTTTatcctcttctttcttcaggttttgttaGAGCCAGGGGAGGAGCTGATATCAGAGATGTTAATACTAACTCTGAAAACTGGGCTGTAGTTAAAGCTGCCTTAGTGGCTGGGATGTATCCCAATCTAGTTCATGTAGACAGAGAAAGCCTGGTTTTGACTGGAccaaaggagaagaaagtgcGATTTCATCCTACATCTGTTCTTAGTCAGCCTCAGtataaaaaggtaaaatcaGTTTGAATTTATAGTTCATGAAAAAGAGCACTCTATTGAACGTTTTAGAAATGTCTCTTCATAATTGTCAGTActttaaaagcagcatgtgCATTAAAcactacatttttaaaaattgttcttCCTGGCAGTTGTAAAATAAAGAATTGGAGGTAGTTTATTTTTCCGATATTCTTtcatcaaaatgtattttgttgttcTAGATGGAATGAGAGAacagtaaaaaattaaataaataattgcaAAACTTTTAAAGATGTAAACAGTCCTTGCTCATAGTAGCAGGAATAAGTTCTCCTctgaaactgatttattttagatccttttttaaaagcaaaatgttttgtttgaaggaggaagagcaaTTTGTGAGTCTGGTTGAattctctctcacttttttttatttgtgtgagATTATGtgcatataaatatgtatttatttctacatgtataaaatgtgaaatatgttAAATTTTAATTGCAAACAGATGGTATGATAATGTACCCTTATTTGCTCTTGCACAGATTCCCCCTGCAAATGGGCAAGCTGCAGCCATTCAGGCACTCCCTACAGACTGGCTTATATTTGATGAAATGACAAGAGCTCATAGGATAGCAAATATCAGGTGCTGTTCTGTTGTAACACCTGTCACTGTGTCACTCTTCTGTGGACCAGCTAGATTGCCAAGCAATGCTTTACAGGAGCCTTCGTCCTTTCAAGGTATAGCAGAGTTTGGATTTGAAGTGTTTTAAGTTATTAGATACTAGCATGTGACATGGAAGGCTTATTTTTCAAGaatatttaatacatatatTACCAAATTCTTTAAATGACAGAGCCATAGTACCTGTAGCTGTGCAAGAATAGTTTATAAGTTCTGTAATAGAGGTCTCAGTCTTGTGAATCCTTGTAGATTCATATTCATAAATTACACTTACAGAGCTGTGGAGTTTCTGAAATTGCAGTACAGTTTGTAGTGgaataaaaaatggaaacaaaatgtttaatgACAAAAGTAATGTTGAAAAGTGTAGTATTTATGGGGTTTTTCTGCAGACTAGTTTATTTGATATTTTGAACCAGATTGTTCAAACTGAATAATAATGTGGAAACTGTCAATATGGTAAATACTCATATTACTTCCAGCAGAAATATGCATTTCAAAGATAATTTTCTAGTGGTAATTTTTAATGACAACTAGTTATACTATTAACTAGAAGTAATAGTATATAAAAACTTCCTTTGTTAAAATTCAAGTAGAGTGCTATAGGAATAGAAGCAAAAATAttccttgctgctgcagttctctAGAAATAGTAATTTGAATCAGAGTCCCAAGTTATTTTTGAAGCTTTCCTGTTGTGCTCTTAAACTGTTACCCTTAAAATAGTGTTTATGCTGATTGAATTACACATTAAAAAATCACAATCCTACTAATTAGCCATATGTgtatatgatttttattttcttaatgggTCTTTAAATCTGCTGTTTTACTAGGAAATAAAGCATAATGCATGGTTTTGCAAACAGCTTCACACAGAATTTTGATAATGGTTGTTGATCCTGATGAAGGGACATTAGTGGTTAGATCATATCAATACAAGTGTTTACATAGCAGGGACCTCAACAGGGCTGGATACTTCAGTTCTGCTAACTGAAGCAAAGACTTCACTCGGGTGTATTTGCAAAAACTAAAAAGTGgctttacatatatttatatttttttaaataaaatttagaagaaaaatgggtTTATTGCTGATAATACAGTAGTGTTCAGTTTTTTGTATGTAGTTGGAGATAATACAGAAATGTTAATGTACCTTTTATATTTAATTCAGGGGATGGGTTATCTAATGATAACAGTGATAGTGAAGTAGAGGACAAAACAACTGCTAATTTGGCACTACTGAAACTAGATGAATGGCTGCACTTTAGACTGGACCCTGAAGTAAGTAATGTATCACTTAAATGATTGCTTCTTTTAGAAGAATATATATATCatcttgctaaaaaaaaatctgaaatatttagGTAACCAAGATTTTTGGGTTTCAGATTTACAGAATAACATACTCTGAGACTTAGCCTTTATTTTATGAGCtcattaagaaataaaacaaacaaacaggatCTCAACCCCCTTTTGCCCAGACTGGTCTACCTTCCTCCCTAATGGTGCAGGCATCGCATGTGGGAAGTGGAAGTCCCATCGCAGGAAAGCCTCAGTAGTCCAGCTGCTGTTGGATCCGCATCAAAAGCTTTTTGTGTAAGGTGTTATTTTATACCTTCCAGCTTAGACATTTGGTCCATTTCCATAAATTAGTAGATTCTGATGAACCTGTCATTTGGAGATACCGGCTGCAGGAGACAGCCAGCTGGAAGTAATAGTGGCTGCCTTCAGCTCTTTCTGGCCACCTGACCTGTCTGTGTTGCTCTCATTTTGACATGATGGAACTGCtcccagcacacactgagcctTAACATGAGCTGTATTAGCCGAAATGTGAGCAAGAATTGAGTGAGCAGTCacaactttgtattttcttctctgagagGATGACAAGTTAGAGCTCTTGAAGGTGGAGTCACTGGAAAAAATTTGCTGtcggatttaaaaaaaaaaaaagaaaaaaagcaaacactttgAAGTCTTCAGGCACTTGAGAAGCTCTGACTGTGGTAGGAAATAGAGTAGTTTAGAGGTTATGAAATACTTGGACTTTTCAGATGTAATAATAAAACTGTCTCTACTAGATGTGTTTAGAagtgtgacttttttttaattttttattttttaatttttttgataGAATTTTGAAGTGAAAAAGGGTTTACAATATGATTTTAAGTTTGGTGAAgagttaaatgaaataaaacatttacaaatTATCTTGGgcctgaggaaggaaaagataatAGCTTAGTTTATATGCGGGGTtttctcccccctgctcctTACCACTTTATTCTTGCCTTTCAGTTCAGAGACTGTTCATTTTAGAATAACAGATAATGCCAGGTAGAAGAGATGTAGGATACTCTTACCTGTCTGATCTAATTCTTATTAGCCTTTAACAGAATTGAAATGCATTACAGGCTGCTGGTTTGCTTTTGCAACTCAGACAGAAGTGGCATAGCTTATTTCTGCGTCGTATGCGAGCTCCTTCTAAACCGTGGTCGCAAGTTGATGAAACAACTGTAAGAGCAATTGTAGCTGTTTTAAGTGCTGAAGAACAGTCTGCAGGTTTGCAGCAGCCTTCGGGAATTGGTCAGAGACCAAGACCTATGACTTCTGAAGAACTTCCTGTAACATGTACATGGAGGTCAACCAACAGTAGAAAAAGCTCGGCAGAAACTGAATTCTCTGATGATTCCTCTAATGCAGAAAAGTAAGCTTCTGAGATCTTCTAGAGACTGTAGATCATAATTGAATTTCTCGTATTAACAatagaaatacaaatgaaagaaTACACTGTTCTATGCTATATGTCCTAtatgtcctgcatgacatccttgtctctaaattggagagacatcaatttgataggtggaccactcagtggataaagagctggctggatggccgcacacaaagagttgtggtcaatggctcagtgtccagctggagaccagtaacaagtggtgtccttcagggattggtgttgggaccggtctcgttcaacatctttgttggtgacatggacagtggtaTTGAGTACGCTCTCAGCacgtttgctgatgacaccaagctgagtggtttggttgatatgctggagggaaagaatgccatccagagggaccttgacacgcttatgaggtggactgatgccaaccttatgaagtttaaccgtgccaagtgcaaggtcctacaccttgatcagagcagtcccaggcacagctacaggttgggcagagaagagattcagagcagccccgcagagaaggacttggggctgttgattgatgagaaaatgaacatgaggcagcttcagtgtgcactcgcagcccagaaagccaactttATCCTGGGCCGCattaaaaggagcatgaccagcaggtcgaaggaggggatcctgtccctctactctgctctcatgagacctcacttgagtattgtgtgcagttttggtgtcctcagcataaaaaggacatggaacttttggaagaagtccagaggagggccatgaggatgatcaggggactggagcacctcccatatgaagataggctgagaaagttggagctgttcagcctggagaagagaaggctgcgtggagacctcatagcatccttccagtatctgaagggggcttataaggatgctgtggagggactcttcattagggactgtagtgataggacaaggggtaatgggttcaaacgtaaacaggggaagtttagattggatataaggaagaagttctttactgtaagggtggtgaggcactggaatgggttgcccagggaagttgtcaatgctccatccctgtcagtgttcaaggccaggttggacagagccttgggtgacatggtttagtgtgagatgtccctgcccatgcatgggcgttggaactagatgatcttaaggtcctttccaaccttaactattctatgattctgtgctgcACAATAGTTGTAATTTCATTGAGAAGCGTTTCATATGTGCGCCTGCTTTTTGAGAGACAACCAGGAATATTGTCCATGAATTGTAATCTCTGCCAAGAAGTCACAGAAGAGGTTTAATCCTAAGATTCAAATACAATGCATTACCAGTGTTTTTTCGGATAGTGTTTAATATCTTTTGGAATtactataatatatatatagacatGCTAATATGTAGATATAAATTGTTCTGTGCCACCTTATGAAATCGCTGGTATGTCCTGTATCTACCTTATTTTTTAGAGTTTTAATGAAGTCTACACCTCCTGCACTTCACCAGGCAAAGAAGTACAAGGACAAAGCCATTTTGCACTCCAAACGAGCTTCAGATGACAGGTCAGACCAATCATCAGTGAGGTCTACAGACAGCAGTAGCTATCCAAGCCCCTGTGCTAGtccttcttctccagcctcGGGAAAGGTAAGAGTTCTCGTAAACAAATTACCCTACTTTTCAGAATTAATAgaacttcagaaataaatttgCTGGTATCTTTCAGCAGCTATCAGGTATTATATTGATAAATAAAGAATCTAACTTAAATTATCATTTTTAACAGCTGCATAGTACTTACATTATTCTAGAACTTAAGATCTAGACTGGATGTCCTTGTTATACTGGTTTAATACAGTAATGATTTTATTCTTTGCAGACTGCTGAGGTAAAGCTGTCCAAGCTAGGAAAGatcatgtttggtttttattttgaaacttgACACAATACCAAGTGAAGGTGTattattatttatctttttcttgtAATAAATTTGTATACAGTGCATGCACTTTGAATTTTTTGTATTCTGTCTTCCTCTGTTTGTGGAATTGCATACATTGATACCAGTTCTCTTCAAGTTATGTTTTATCTGCCTTATTAtggctgctttcttttttaattatggtTATTTTAATAAAGTACACGTTTTTTAATGGTGTTATTGATATAACTCTCCCTGTGTACTTGAACTGCAGTAATATTGAAGAGATCACTGAGAGGAAACCCCATTGTTCGTCTAGGCACAGACTCATTGAAGGATTTAATAATTCCTCTTAAATCTTCAAGTTTTTAAATTCAGACAGtataaaagggagaaaacttatttttcctgAAGGTGGAAATATGAGTATTTTGCTTCATTCTACAGTCTCGAATGATTAATTTTGTGTCATCTGAAAGTGTGTCAGACTTCAAAGAATTGTAATTGATCACTAGACTATTTAGGCCTGTTCTGCCAATCTTCTTTGCTGCCCCTGATGAATGAATTATTATTTTGGAAAGTGCTGAAGGAATGTAAAATACGTTTTAAAATTCAGACAGTACCAGCTGATAGCTTCTGTGTTTCTTGTAGAATCTGGGTGAAAAGCATAGGAATGCATTCAAGGGATTTCTATCTTTGTGTGTTTAAAACTCTAGAACTAAAGCctagttggggtttttttggttgttgggtttttttttgtttgtgtggtagttgtttgggttttgtttgtttggttgttttgttaggggtttttttttttagcttaatttaattttatttaatacttCCAGGATTCCAAATCTCCTTCACCAAGACCAAATATGCCAGTCTGGTACTTTATAATGAAAAGTAGCAATGTGCAAAACATTGATATTTCTCAACAGAAGGGTATATGGTCTACTACACCAAGTAATGAACGAAAGCTAAATAGAGCCTTTTGGGAGAGCAGCATGGTTTACTTGATATTTTCTGTTCAAGGGTCTGGACACTTTCAGGTGAGTCCTTAGTTAATACTAAATATTAGCTGTGGTTAATGGTTTAGGAGAGTGCAGCAAATGACTGTGTGTAGTATGGAGGTTTTTGCTTATGACTTCTGACCTCTAAGAAGATTAGCAAGCAAAAGTAACTGGTTGCTGATAAAAGAGTACTTCATTCTTCTCTGAAATACGCCTTTTTAGCTAAGTCAGTTTGTCACTCAAAGGCTAAGAATTAATTGCTTCCGAGCATCTTGAGTCCGAATAATGTTTAGACTCCACATTAAttctttaaaacaacaaaatatatCCAAACAAACCAGGGATTGCTACTCTTTTCTCTGCTTGCCAAAGTAAACATTGTAACAAGCAGTTACAGTTAAGTCAAAGCTTTCTAAAGCCAGtcatttaataaatacataaatgtgtttattaaaaattttaataaaatct
It contains:
- the YTHDC2 gene encoding 3'-5' RNA helicase YTHDC2 isoform X4 — encoded protein: MTCVLAPSTKHAVRNLIQRFPVTNKERTELLPKTERGNACAVESENREVNKTSGRLNNGIPQVPVKRGESEFDSFRQSLPVFEKQEEIVKIIKDNKVVLIVGETGSGKTTQIPQFLLDDCYKTGTPCRIFCTQPRRLAAVAVAERVAAERREKIGQTIGYQIRLESRVSPKTLLTFCTNGVLLRTLMAGDSTLSTVTHVIVDEVHERDRFSDFLLIKLRDVLQKHANLKLIISSAALDANLFIRYFGSCPVIHIQGRPFEVKEMFLEDILRSTGYTNKEMVKYKKEKQREEKQQSSLTEWCSAQENNTKVESQRQRSVPSATEEYNLLDDSGDTLFNQLAEKDVNCLEPWLIKEMDSCLSDIWLNKDVDSFAQVFHLILTENVSVDYRHSETSATALMIASGRGFLSQVEQLISMGASIHCKSSNGWMALDWAKRFGQTEVVDLLESYSASVESGNLDESSLVQTSGSDLDAEDRELLKAYHHSFDDEKVDLDLIMHLLYNICSSCDAGAILIFLPGYDEIVNLRDRILFDDKRFADNAHRYQVFMLHSNMQTLDQKKVLKSPPSGIRKIILSTNIAETSVTVNDVVFVIDSGKVKEKSFDALSCVTMLKMVWISKASAIQRKGRAGRCQPGVCFRLFSRLRFQSMLEFQTPELLRVPLQELCLHTKLLAPINCPIVDFLMKAPDPPPALIVRNAVQILKTIDAMDPWEYLTELGYHLTELPVEPHLGKMVLCAVVLKCLDPILTIACTLAYRDPFVLPALASQKRAAMLCRKRFTAGTFSDHMALLRAFQAWQKARSDGWERAFCEKNFLSQATMEIIVGMRTQLLGQLRASGFVRARGGADIRDVNTNSENWAVVKAALVAGMYPNLVHVDRESLVLTGPKEKKVRFHPTSVLSQPQYKKIPPANGQAAAIQALPTDWLIFDEMTRAHRIANIRCCSVVTPVTVSLFCGPARLPSNALQEPSSFQGDGLSNDNSDSEVEDKTTANLALLKLDEWLHFRLDPEAAGLLLQLRQKWHSLFLRRMRAPSKPWSQVDETTVRAIVAVLSAEEQSAGLQQPSGIGQRPRPMTSEELPVTCTWRSTNSRKSSAETEFSDDSSNAEKVLMKSTPPALHQAKKYKDKAILHSKRASDDRSDQSSVRSTDSSSYPSPCASPSSPASGKDSKSPSPRPNMPVWYFIMKSSNVQNIDISQQKGIWSTTPSNERKLNRAFWESSMVYLIFSVQGSGHFQGFARMASEIGCEKSQDWGSAGFGGVFKVEWIRKESIPFQFAHHLLNPWNDNKKVQISRDGQELEPQVGEQLLQLWDSIPSTGKKSTEHDK
- the YTHDC2 gene encoding 3'-5' RNA helicase YTHDC2 isoform X2; this encodes MSLPSSVSPRQAGEHSGTPAPAGPAAGRGRRKRLKDIRVDEEVEIAVNLALERFRYGEEKEMEFPSSFTSSERAFVHRLCQSLGLISKSKGKGANRYLTVKKKDGSEVAHAIMTCVLAPSTKHAVRNLIQRFPVTNKERTELLPKTERGNACAVESENREVNKTSGRLNNGIPQVPVKRGESEFDSFRQSLPVFEKQEEIVKIIKDNKVVLIVGETGSGKTTQIPQFLLDDCYKTGTPCRIFCTQPRRLAAVAVAERVAAERREKIGQTIGYQIRLESRVSPKTLLTFCTNGVLLRTLMAGDSTLSTVTHVIVDEVHERDRFSDFLLIKLRDVLQKHANLKLIISSAALDANLFIRYFGSCPVIHIQGRPFEVKEMFLEDILRSTGYTNKEMVKYKKEKQREEKQQSSLTEWCSAQENNTKVESQRQRSVPSATEEYNLLDDSGDTLFNQLAEKDVNCLEPWLIKEMDSCLSDIWLNKDVDSFAQVFHLILTENVSVDYRHSETSATALMIASGRGFLSQVEQLISMGASIHCKSSNGWMALDWAKRFGQTEVVDLLESYSASVESGNLDESSLVQTSGSDLDAEDRELLKAYHHSFDDEKVDLDLIMHLLYNICSSCDAGAILIFLPGYDEIVNLRDRILFDDKRFADNAHRYQVFMLHSNMQTLDQKKVLKSPPSGIRKIILSTNIAETSVTVNDVVFVIDSGKVKEKSFDALSCVTMLKMVWISKASAIQRKGRAGRCQPGVCFRLFSRLRFQSMLEFQTPELLRVPLQELCLHTKLLAPINCPIVDFLMKAPDPPPALIVRNAVQILKTIDAMDPWEYLTELGYHLTELPVEPHLGKMVLCAVVLKCLDPILTIACTLAYRDPFVLPALASQKRAAMLCRKRFTAGTFSDHMALLRAFQAWQKARSDGWERAFCEKNFLSQATMEIIVGMRTQLLGQLRASGFVRARGGADIRDVNTNSENWAVVKAALVAGMYPNLVHVDRESLVLTGPKEKKVRFHPTSVLSQPQYKKIPPANGQAAAIQALPTDWLIFDEMTRAHRIANIRCCSVVTPVTVSLFCGPARLPSNALQEPSSFQGDGLSNDNSDSEVEDKTTANLALLKLDEWLHFRLDPEAAGLLLQLRQKWHSLFLRRMRAPSKPWSQVDETTVRAIVAVLSAEEQSAGLQQPSGIGQRPRPMTSEELPVTCTWRSTNSRKSSAETEFSDDSSNAEKVLMKSTPPALHQAKKYKDKAILHSKRASDDRSDQSSVRSTDSSSYPSPCASPSSPASGKDSKSPSPRPNMPVWYFIMKSSNVQNIDISQQKGIWSTTPSNERKLNRAFWESSMVYLIFSVQGSGHFQGFARMASEIGCEKSQDWGSAGFGGVFKVEWIRKESIPFQFAHHLLNPWNDNKKVQISRDGQELEPQVGEQLLQLWDSIPSTGKKSTEHDK